The genomic segment TGTTTTAATCAATTTTGGCTTTCCAGCATTTGTTCCTGGCTCTTCAATGTATTTTTGAGCTATTTTTTTAGCTTCTTCTGCAGATATTTTAGTTAAGCTGCTGTTATCATCTGATGCGATACTATTGTCTAATGTACCGCGATTATCAGTGGATACGCTTTGTTCATGGTTGATGGAATCATTTTTACCTGGATCTCCAGAAGCAGCGAACACTATGGCCGCTGCAGCTACTATCACCATTATTGCAACTATTGATTTTTTAATCATCTTTTTACCTCGTTTAGTTTTAAATGATCAGTATACAGTCTATCTTTTTAGAAAGATAAAGACGCATATCTCCCTTTCAACCTTTTAGAAAAAGGTTGATCAAAAATTTCTTTGCAGGATGTATACAGTCTATCTTTTTAGAAAGATAAAGACGCATATGTACCTTTTAACGTGTATGTTGCTGTATTCCAATTATTAATAACTCCAAATGAATTTCTGGAACTTGTTGCATCTGCTGCGTACCATTTGCCGTCTACCCAGATTTGTGCCCAGACGTGCCCGTAAGTGTTACCGCTTGTAAATTTACAGGTTCCATGTCTGTATCTTGCTGGGATTCCTGCAGCTCTTGAAAGAGCTATTAAGAGATGAGTGGTATCGACACAGTTTCCAGATTTGGCGTTTAATGTGCCTACAGCTCCACGTTTGGTGTTATAATAGAAGGAATAACTTATGTTGTCACGTACCCAGTTGAATATTGCCACTGCTTTATCGTATGCAGAAGTTTTACCGCTTGTTATCTTTGTTGCTAGCGCCTGAATTTGTGCATTAGTAACCTGGCAGTTTGTTGTAGCTTTA from the Methanobacterium sp. genome contains:
- a CDS encoding transglutaminase domain-containing protein — protein: YMFSKILNFQNSSNRLPNYVTVKPWSTVGTSSTTGSAPIPVPTELQQYLKATTNCQVTNAQIQALATKITSGKTSAYDKAVAIFNWVRDNISYSFYYNTKRGAVGTLNAKSGNCVDTTHLLIALSRAAGIPARYRHGTCKFTSGNTYGHVWAQIWVDGKWYAADATSSRNSFGVINNWNTATYTLKGTYASLSF